The genomic stretch AAAAAGGCATTCCAACAGGGGTCTTCACCTAGTCCCCAATTCAGCCCCCCTTCTGGTAAGCtttcactagtggtaaagaacccgtctgccaatgcaggagatgtaagagacacgggttccatccctgggtcaagacgatcccctggaagaggacatggtaacccactccggtattcttccgTCCACCTATAAAGTTGTTTGCTGCTCAGGATCGCATCTTGATTCCTTGGGTGACTCAAAGTTGAAGTGTTTAGAGGAAAGAAAATCCTTTTTACACAGATTTTGCATACCTTCTCTTTTTTACTTAGTGTTTCAAACATATTACCCAAAACATAAGTATGGAAGGGATCTGGGCGTTATGGATTTAAATTATAAGTAAACTATAAACCTTTCATTATGCAGAGTTTTATAACAGAAAACATGGGTCAATGTATGCTTAAACCACTAATCATATTAATAATATGTAATGAAATTTAAGTGAATTACAACCTGTATTCCTGGAGTCTCTagtcatttaaactttttttttttcttttctttgaagcaTATAAGCCATAGTAGGTAATAAGGAAAACTGAAGAGATCATTATACTTATTTCCATATTCATTCTAAATGGCTAACTGTATAATCTAATTTCTATTGAAGACAATTATAAGGAATAACTATGAGCAGATTAATATTAAATTTCACATGGTTTACAAATCTCACTagttaaaaaagaggaaaaagaaaatgcctttATCTGACCATCCTCACTGGTTAGTGACCCAGCTGAAAGGTAAGCCTGGGAATTACCCAGAAGCAACAATGCTCTGACTTTTATTCTATTGTCATAAAACATTCGGTTGAAAATGCCTGACCTCAGGATCACAGCTTTGAAAGAATCATTCTGAAAACGACTCCCTGGTGAAGCAAACATGTTTACTAGTTTTACAATCACAGATAATGCTCTGTGTCCTCTCACACTTTTGGGCAGCTTTGCTCTGCAAATAAGGATTAACCCTATCTTCTGAGTGTAATCTTAGTTTGCATGTTAAAAGGCGGACAGGCGCTCCTTGTTTATTTTCCTCCTTGGCATGCAGATCTCTGGTATCCTTGCCAGAGTAGTTTCTCACACTGATTTTTCACACTGACGACAGTTTCATCTTTGCTGTACCACTGAGCTACACATAGTTTCTCCTCTTTGATTCTTATAGATAACTTTTGTCCAaatggctctgctgctgctatgtcgcttcggtcgtgtcggactctgtgcgaccccatagacggcagcccaacaggctcccccgtccctgggattctccaggcaagaatactggagtgggttgccatttccttctccaatgcatgaaagtgaaaagtgaaagtgaagtcgctcagtcatgtccgactctcagcgacgcaatggactgcagcctaccaggctcctccatccatgggattttccaggcaagagtactggagtggggtgccattgacttctccgccAAATGGCTCAATACTGGGTAAACAATGAAAATTTGGAGACAGTGACAACCTGAGATATCCGGGCTCTTAGAAagatgccttctccaaagaactaTGCTAAGCACTACAGGACGTGTAAGATGACACAAGAGTCCTGTCCTTCAGGGATGCATAATATAGTAGCAAAAGCATGGGGTATGACAACAGGAGACCTACATTGGTCTAAAATCTGCCTCCTGTAATCCACGTGACTCGGCGGACGCCGCGTCCTGTATCTGAATTTCTTTATATgtcaaagagaaatataaatggaaGGGACACCATGAGGTTAAAACCTACCTAATAAGAATAAACAATAATAGTTGGGAAACACGTGCCTGCAAACcagaaaaggatttttaaaatatcagggaCTGCTGCTCCTGATCCAGCGAGGGGTCTGGCCAGGAGGACCAAAAGCCTCAACTCCAGTCCCAGGACAATTCTAGCGATGACTTTCGGAGATAGGGGTCCTAACCAGGCGAACTTCCCGGTAGAAAAAGCCACCGGCTGCTGGAACGCGATTCAGTAACAATCTGGATGCAAGACACGCGGCAAGTCGGGGGGATCTGAGATCGGGGACGCTCGCAGAAGACAGCCTCCTTCGCGGCGCCGCTAGGACTCCCGTGAGCCCGAGACACGCTGACCTGAACTGTCTGCATCCGGGGCTGAACCCAGGATGGGGCGGACCTGCGGGACACTTCCGGACTCGCGCGGGCGCGAATACACAGCTCTGGGGAGGGTGGTGATGGGCGTGGATATCACGCAGCCACCGGAAGCCATCCTTTCTTTTCCGGTCGGCGCCCGGCCCACAGCACGAGACCCCGAAATGGCGAGCCGGGGTACGGTCTCGAGGCGCTAGAGGGGTCGCGCCGGGGACGGAACTTCCAAGGTCCGCGCGCGCCCGGGGCCTCGCGCCTTCCCGGCACCGCCCCCGGGGGCGCGGGAACCCGGACCTGCCTTCCTCCTCGCGACGGCGTGAGGTGTGGTGACATCATAGCCGAGCCCAGGAAGAGGGAAGTGGCGTCCACGGAAGCCAGAGCTGGGTGGAGGTAATCGAGAAGCTGATTTTCCTTCGGGGTTTGGTCAGGAGAGCCTCGAGAAACAACGAGCCATACCCTTAGAGATACCTCAGGAGCCAGCGCGGGTGGCGGGAAGGCCGGACGGAAGTTAGCCGGGGCGGGCGGCCTTTTCGTTTGCGCTGTGGCTGCTTTGCGCTGTGGCTGCTTTGCCGGGCGGCGGGTGGGTCTGAGACCCGGCGATACCTGTTCTCGAGGAGGCCGGTCCTCAGGCAGGCACTTATAGTCATATCTAACCTGCGGAAGCAACCTTTGGTACACCGTGTGGAAACCAAACCCAGGGTTGCTGCTGAAGTAGACTCGGAGGCTGCTGGTGTGTTGAGAGCTTTTGGTACTTTGGACCCAGAAGGTGTAGGTGGGCCATAGAGCGGTAAGGCCTACCAGTGCACCCAGCGAAACCTGCCCGTTTCTGCTGGCTTACGAGCATATTACTGGTGAATTTGAAAGTCGcgcagtggtgtccaactcttttcgaatacagtccatgaaattctccagtcagaatactggagtgggtagcgtttcccgtctccaggggatcttcccaaccccgggtcGAACCTAGGTCTGccacattgtgggcggattctttaccacctgagccacaagggaagtcgaagaatattggagtgggtagcctatcccttctccagcagatcttcccggcctaggaatcgaactggggtctcctgcattgcaagcggattcttaactaactgagctagcagggaagctcCAAGAAAGAGGTCATTTCAGCCTCCAAGACATTAGTTTCTGCTGACAGAGAAATGCAGGAAGTGTCCGTGTACCTCTCGAGCCATTTCTTTGAACACCTGTGGCTTCCTTGAaagagctttgttgttgtttctcttgGGTCCCCTCTGAGAAAATCGGACTCTCAAGGCCATCGTCAGCCTTGCTTAAAGATCTCTATGACCCTGAGGAAATGTCAAGTCAAGACAAGGGTTACCTTTTCTAGGACTTTTCTTGTTTCCGAAAAACCTTAATTGTCACTGTTCCtccgtttgttttttttttttaaagagtgtgaCGTTTGGATATCTTGTAAACAAAGCCAGCTGTCAGTTTTTCTAGTAAAGTGAGGAGAAATTTTCATACATATGTaggaaggggctgctgctgctaagtcacttcagtcgtgtctgactctgtgcgaccccatagacagcagcccgccaggctccctcctccctgggattctccaggcaagagtactggagtggggtgccattgccttctctgagaaagggGCACCGTGACATTCATAAGTGTTCCCAGGAGGTGCCAAAGAAGCAGTGGTAATGCCATCTGATAGCTTAGTGGGGGAAACTTGCTGAAAGGAATAAGGTtactttttctctaatttttttctgatctggGTGTCTCAGTTTCCCTTCCAGTATTAACATGATGGAAAAGAGAATGTAGATGTTCCATGAAGCAAAGGAATCAGTCTGCATAAGAAGATGAAGGGACAGAGCAGTTGTCCCTCATCTCACTGAGCATAAGAAACTGGAATGATCTATTAAAATGTAGAGAAAGTCAAATACCCCCATTTATAAAAGTCAAATACCCACCTTTATAAAGGTGGGACAGGAAGTGCACAGATTATGTATTGGATAACATCAAAGCTTCTTTTAGCAAATGCATGTAAGTTTTTTCATCCCTCAACCTTAAAGAAAAAGTGATGAACTAACATTTGTCTTTCCAGAGTTGTATATTTGTTTCAAAGCTGGGTAACAGAGGAAAGGTTGAAAACATGTCCTGAGTCTTGAGCCTTCTCGAGTGGCAGTTAATTTTAAAGAGGAGGCAGAACGGTTACTTTCTGTTCCTCCTTTTCTGATAACTTTCTGTTCTTCTTCTCTGATAACTATAAGTAGTAAATGTGCGTCATGTGGCTTTCTTCTtgatgtgtactttttttttcctcccctctctcagtgccctTGGGGAGAAGATCCACTCATTGGTTTTGTACCAAACCTGACAAGGCCTCAGTTATCAGGTGGCCCAGGAGGATGTCACAAGTAGGAGAAAAGCTGTTCCCAGAGCAAATAATGATGAGCCCTGTGAAGGCGCATGCATGCTTGTACCCACATGTGGAGGTTTTACAGGGGACTAAGAGGTCTGTGAAAGAGAGTTCCAATAAGAGTAAGAAATCCAGCCCACAGATGGGCAGTCTTAATCCTGAGAGTGCTCGCCAGCACTTCCGGAGCTTCTGTTATCATGACGCACCTGGACCGTATGAGGCCGTCAGCCAACTGCAGGAATTATGCTCTCAGTGGCTGAGGCCAGAGATCCACTCAAAAGAGCAAATCTTGGAATTGCTGGTGCTGGAGCAGTTCCTGGACGTTCTGCCCAGTCATATCCAGAACTGGGTGCAGAAGTATCATCCACAGAACGTCAAAGAGGCTGTGGCCCTGGTAGACCGCTTTCAGAGAGAATCTGGTGGAATAAGCAATGAGGTGAGCAGAAAGATTCCTTACATGTACACTGTGAAAGAGGGTGAGAGTGGGGTCAATAATTGGAGAATGAGATGGATTAAGTCCCTCTTCTGTTGTTCCTTTAGAATAACTAAGTGCAATCTGAAATCACAGGCTTGCAGTGACAGCTTCCAGGTTTGGGAGTTCCTGAGAGTCTTTTCCTGgccttagaaaaagaaatgcgttTTGCCCTCTTTAGGGCCAGGGTGAAGTGAAGGTGGTGGGCCTGGCCTAGCATGGCCAGGGAGACAGGACTTAGCagccaagaaataaaaggcaagaaaatgctaggaagggaggaaaaaaacctcCGAATGCAGGGTTTTAAAGGTCAAAGGCAGGAGAGGGTAGCAGCCAAAGTGTAAATCAAACCTTTCTGGGGAGActgcaaagaaagagaagaaatggaaagagaaaaggcaaacaaggatcagaaagaagaaaaaggctaacagtaaaatggagaaaatctgAATGCTGAGGGGTGGTGCTCTCTGGGCTGGGAACACACATCTCAGGGCCAGGAGAAAAGCATCTCCGTGGCCTGCCTTCATGCTTTGGCTTGGCCTTGCTGGTGAGTGGGTAACCAGGCCTGCCCTGGGGAGATGGCAGCGTACTTCTCCTTGAGAGCCCCGCCTTGAGGAGCACAAGTGTCTTATACACCTGAAGTGTATGGCGGAAAGTTGAATCCAGCTCTTCCCCCATTTTTTCCTCCGCTGCATCCCCTTTCTCCATGAAATTGTTCCCTGGACGTGGGAGGATTGGAAAATCCAACTGACAGAAAAccctcttttattcattttcttattctttagaggaaactagaaaataaaagtcCACTAAATCAAGGATCCAAGTCTAGAAAGCAAGAGATTGGAGGCAGTGAGAGAACAGGCAGCCTGCCCCTACCCTGCTCGTAGCCTGAGCTATGGCTGTCCAAGGAGCTGTGGAGGCAAGCAACAGTCATAGCTTCTCTCATTTTAATCTGATTTTCCCAGATCATGTGTACAGTTCCTTGTGAGAGAATCATGGCGCAATatatctcttcatttttaaaaatttccttacaCACTCCCCAAACCTGGACTCTACTCTTGTTTGTTCTTCCATCACCACCCCAAAACCAAAAGCTCTTTTCTAATGAGGATGGGGGTTATTTGTAGGTCACAGCCCATGAACTGGGAAATGACACAGCGCTCTTGGGAGGAACAGAAGTGGCCCCAGGCTTTAAGTGGAAGCCAGCAGAGCCCCAACCAATGGGTGTGTTCCAGGAAGAATGTTCGAATATATACCAGGTACTGCAGGAGCCGGGCTGGAATACTCAGAAAGAAAGCCAGCCTGTGGATGAAGGAGGTGAGGAGTTTCATCATAATTATCTTCTCCTGGGAGCTGTGATAGTAATTGGTTCAGGGAGCATTCCgtgggaattttccaggtgcCCAGTCATGCTTTCAGTTAGGATGTCTTTCTAGTGGGAGTACAGTAGTAGGTCAGTGGTGAGTGAAGGTGAAGGCCATTCTGGGGTACAGAAGCATCCAAACCACAGAACCCTGGTATTCACAATGTGGCCCTTTCTCTATGGAAATTTGAGAGGGGAGAAGAAGGTAGAGCAGGGACGAGGTGGGGGGTCATCTCACCGTTAGAAGTTAGAGGAGAAATTGGGATCAGAAATGGGCTGTCAGTGGCAGAGTGGGAAGAGAATTGTACACCAGGAAAAAAGTGATAAATCGCCCATGTTTCCCACCAAGGTTTTAGTTTTCAAACACCTCTAATGCTTGCCTAGCTCAGTGAACATTTTCTTTAATGAGAGGAAAAGCAGGGGATTTCCTTTCATTTAATGAAAACTGGGAACCAGTTCTATGGAGTGGTGGCTTTTTGGTTCTAGTTTATAAGGAGAAGGCCACTTCGGGTGCACATGTGTGAGctcacgtgtgcacacacacacgtgaaggTGAGCCGTCTTTACTGACGGAGTCCTAAACTGTAGAAGTTGGTTTGGGGTATTcataaacagaaattttttttttctttcttcttccccacAGCTGTGCCTGCTGAAGAGAGTCCAACCTTTTCTAAACAGAAAAGCACCCCAAGCTGGAACATGATATCTGAGCTCACCTTGCCTGAGTCCCTGGTGAGCTGTACTTTACAAGCGTTTTCAGACAGCCTGAATGTGGCCTTGTCTCATTTTCTCTGCTGCGCATGATCCTGCCTTACACAGCAGATGCTCTGAGGCACATTAGCCCCGGGTGTTCCCTAGGCAACTAGAATTGGCGCTGTGGGATTGGGCACCTCCCAAGCTGTGTCCTGATCTCTTGGGCACCTTTTGTGTCATCTCACTCCTTTTCCCTTGAATCTTCTCTTAACTTTTTTGGTAACTGGCCTCCCATGTAATTCAGAAATGAGTGATAGGACGGCTTCTGTTGTAGCGAGTACTGAACTACAACTTCCTCTCTTCTCTAGAGTCCATTGACATTTGAAGATGTGGCCTtgtatttttccaaggaagaatggaaaataatGACCCCTGATCAGAAGACCCTCTACCTTGATGTAATGCAGGATGTCTATGAGGATGTCGCCTCTGTAGGTAAAGAGTCTTCCTTTCCTTTGTACAGCAATTGAGCAATCTGTTACAtcctcagttcatggaaaatGCACACCTGTGAGAGTGTCCCAGTGTCCTAGCAGTGGGTTGGTTCTCAGCTTGATGGTgtgagggagagggaaggcaggtccagatcacctggagagctttttACAGATACACATCTTTCTCCTAAGTAGACTGCGTGATCTATCATACTCTTGCCCTACCCTGCAAGCCCACTCTTGCCAGATCTTTTCCATGTCAGTAGAAAGCACAGTTTACCCAGTTGTTCAGGCCCCGAACCTCCAGTTATCCTTTTTTCCAGTCCTTTTGTTATACCCTACCCCCCAGCCAATCAGGGAGCAAGTACTCTTAACTCTGTCTTCAAAATAGGTCCTGAATACAACCATGTCTCAACCTCTTCTGCTCTTAACCATCCTGGTCTCCGCCGCCTCATCTCTAACCAGGTCTGCTGGAATACCACAGGACTCCTGTCCCATGACGTTTCCATGTGTCCTTAGGGTTAGTTCCTAGCTTCCTCATGGCACATCCAGCCACAGCCACAGTAGAATATAAAGAAGATAGTGAGTTTAAGATTCCGCCCATTTAAATGtttagaataaataaaagtatagagAGTTATTCACTTTTTCTGAAAATAGTCTGGAATTTAGATGGCAGTCCATGACCTCCAGGTTTTATTCTCAGAGCATTATCATTGCACCCTAAACTTAAAGTGACCTGTTTAGCACAAGGGCAAGAACCATAGACCCAACGTCCCTTTAGCACAAGGCCAAGAACCATAGACCCAACTCCCAAAGAGTTCGAGGACATTCTTGGAGAGTCTCTTTGAGGTAAATGTACATATAGGAAGAGTAGAAAATTCCTTAATAGGAGCCTTTATAAAGGCTTAACAATTTTAAGATTTTgttcctatatatttttaaaaattaacctctttattgacttatttgtagattcacatgcatatttaaaatgtaatacaaagAACCCATATACACTTTACCCATTTTTCCCTCAGTGATAACTTTTGCAAATGTATATGATGTCACAACCAGGATAATAAAATGGGTACAGTCCACTGACCTTTTTCATAGTTCCATTTTTCCTTGTATTCATTTGTGGGTGTGTATGTATTTAGTTATATAAGGTTTGATCACATGTGGAGGTTTGTATATTCACCACCCCAATCAAGATCCATTACCACAAGGATCCTTCCTGTTGCCCTTTTATCCATATAACAACACACCCTTCCCTCCCACACCCTACCTCGTCACCAACCTGtgccaaccactgatctgcttacagtttttaaaaattttgtcatttcaaaaatacagCTTTGGGAGATTAACTTTTCTCCTTCACAATAATTCCCTGGAAATTCATCTGAGTTACTgtgtgtatcagtagttcattcatttttactgcCGAGAAGTGTTCCGTAATATTGATAAACCATTGAAAGGTATTTTTGCTGTCCTCAGTcttgggctattgtgaataaaactGCCATGAACATTCCTGTACAGAATTTTGTGTAGAGATGGTAAGTTTTCGTTTCTCTGGGATAGAGAGTGAAAGAGTGAAATTGCCGTTTCATATGGTAATTAGATGTTTAATGCTAAACTGGTTTTGAGAGTGGCTGCATCATTCGACCTTCCTAGCCAGCAATGGATGTGatcatttctccacattcttgccattGTTTAAtagtattaacattttaaaatttttttggctttCTGTTAAGTATGTAatgttatctcattgtggcttgGACTTGCATTTCGCTAATAGCTGATGATGATGtagtttttcatgtgcttatttgccatctttaCATTATCTTCAGTGAAACGGCCTTTGCCATGGTTTTCATTAGGTTGTTTTTTAACTGTTGAAATTTGAGAGTTCTTTTATAGATTGTAGTGCTTTCTTGTGTATATGGTTTGCAAGTAGTTTCCCCAAgtctgtatatttttctttttatcccctTCCCATGGGTTTCCACAGagtaagttttttattttgatgcccaatttttcacttttctttttaccGATTGTATTTTTGCTATCAGGGCAAGCCATAGATCCCTAAAATTTTCTATGTTTTTCCTACAAGTTTTTTAAGTTTGCATTTAAGTCTGTGATTCATATTGAGTAGATTCTATATAAGATACGAAATTCAGATTGAAGCGCATTTGTTTTTCTGCCTGTGTAGGTCCAGTTGCTTCAGCCTTGTTTATTGAAAAGGCTGGCCTTCCTCCATTGAATTGCTGTTGCACTTTGGTCAAAATCAGTTGGGCATACTCGTGTATCTGTTTTGTTCCATCGAGTTATGTGTCTCTCCCTCTGCCAATATTGcgctgtcttgattactgtagctataCAGTATAGAAAGCCCGAATCAAATAGAGGCTTTCTTCCCACTTTATTCTTTTGtcaagataaattttattttaagctatGCTAGGGCCTGTGCCTTTCCATGTAAAGTTTAGAATACGCTT from Bubalus bubalis isolate 160015118507 breed Murrah chromosome X, NDDB_SH_1, whole genome shotgun sequence encodes the following:
- the LOC102413819 gene encoding zinc finger protein 75D isoform X1, which produces MYWITSKLLLANALPLGRRSTHWFCTKPDKASVIRWPRRMSQVGEKLFPEQIMMSPVKAHACLYPHVEVLQGTKRSVKESSNKSKKSSPQMGSLNPESARQHFRSFCYHDAPGPYEAVSQLQELCSQWLRPEIHSKEQILELLVLEQFLDVLPSHIQNWVQKYHPQNVKEAVALVDRFQRESGGISNEVTAHELGNDTALLGGTEVAPGFKWKPAEPQPMGVFQEECSNIYQVLQEPGWNTQKESQPVDEGAVPAEESPTFSKQKSTPSWNMISELTLPESLSPLTFEDVALYFSKEEWKIMTPDQKTLYLDVMQDVYEDVASVGLNLKNDTGNDPPVSLPTLEIQPSGCEVLRKATMKDAETTMGDVNHGGTCRVWKRPRAFPGRKRKKLRTCKQELPKPVDVHGKGCEGEKPFKCQECGKSFRVSSDLIKHQRVHTEERPYKCEQCDKQFRWSSDLNKHLMAHQGIKPYRCSWCGKSFSHNTNLHTHLRIHTGEKPFKCYECGKRFIQNSHLIKHQRTHTGEQPYTCSICNRNFSRRSSLLRHQKVHKRRESCPVSPV
- the LOC102413819 gene encoding zinc finger protein 75D isoform X2; the protein is MSQVGEKLFPEQIMMSPVKAHACLYPHVEVLQGTKRSVKESSNKSKKSSPQMGSLNPESARQHFRSFCYHDAPGPYEAVSQLQELCSQWLRPEIHSKEQILELLVLEQFLDVLPSHIQNWVQKYHPQNVKEAVALVDRFQRESGGISNEVTAHELGNDTALLGGTEVAPGFKWKPAEPQPMGVFQEECSNIYQVLQEPGWNTQKESQPVDEGAVPAEESPTFSKQKSTPSWNMISELTLPESLSPLTFEDVALYFSKEEWKIMTPDQKTLYLDVMQDVYEDVASVGLNLKNDTGNDPPVSLPTLEIQPSGCEVLRKATMKDAETTMGDVNHGGTCRVWKRPRAFPGRKRKKLRTCKQELPKPVDVHGKGCEGEKPFKCQECGKSFRVSSDLIKHQRVHTEERPYKCEQCDKQFRWSSDLNKHLMAHQGIKPYRCSWCGKSFSHNTNLHTHLRIHTGEKPFKCYECGKRFIQNSHLIKHQRTHTGEQPYTCSICNRNFSRRSSLLRHQKVHKRRESCPVSPV